From Salarias fasciatus chromosome 5, fSalaFa1.1, whole genome shotgun sequence, a single genomic window includes:
- the rbck1 gene encoding ranBP-type and C3HC4-type zinc finger-containing protein 1, which translates to MSSEVNLKEAEELALSLSEALSAGDCQEAVKLCEKLSKLSVPVSVSICSPAYPQDTIRLKVGVEDAESEMYIPMTVEVSSSMTIGQLKEKISHDYGFHPLLQRWVIGKRLAKDQETLHSHGIRKSGDQAFLFILSAHAAGLTRQQNNMDQDQQRLDGIVESMQAIELFPRGMGAAGVDKARPPPPPPKPAVRANPQPGWSCQMCTFVNKPTRPGCEMCGGERPQGYQVPDIYQPDPQEVQRLQQEELAILQYEQAQQEERERNYRDLLATDDMDIITNTEEAECPVCFLPLTPGEGIVLRECLHTFCRDCLIGTIVNSQDAEVSCPDTCDSKLQDREIKALLTEDELQRFMELRLSIAESRSEHSFHCQTPNCRGWCIYEDEVNEFHCEICEETNCILCRAIHNDMNCKDYQDDLRIRAENDEAAQKTKQMLESMLQNGEAMKCPRCDVIVQKKDGCDWICCLMCKTEICWVTKQARWGPKGNGDISGGCRCRVNNLPCHPNCQNCH; encoded by the exons ATGTCGTCTGAAGTCAACCTGAAGGAGG CCGAGGAGCTGGCCCTCTCTCTGAGCGAAGCCCTGAGCGCCGGCGACTGTCAAGAGGCGGTGAAACTATGTGAAAAGCTGTCCAAACTCTCTGTCCCGGTGTCGGTCAGCATCTGCAGTCCAGCCTACCCTCAGGACACGATCAG ATTGAAGGTTGGAGTTGAAGATGCTGAGTCAGAAATGTACATCCCGATGACTGTTGAGGTTTCTTCTTCCATGACTATTGGGCAGCTTAAAGAAAAG ATCAGCCACGACTATGGGTTCCAcccgctgctgcagcgctgGGTGATTGGGAAGCGGTTAGCGAAAGaccaggaaacgctgcacagccACGGGATCCGTAAGAGCGGCGACCAGgctttcctcttcatcctgtctGCTCACGCTGCCGGTCTCACACGccaacaaaacaacatggaccAAGATCAACAGCGCTTAGATG GTATCGTGGAGTCAATGCAGGCGATTGAGCTTTTTCCCAGAGGGATGGGTGCAGCTGGAGTTGATAAggcccgtcctcctcctcctcctccgaaaCCTGCTGTGCGAGCTAACCCTCAG ccgGGGTGGTCCTGTCAGATGTGCACGTTTGTGAACAAACCAACACGTCCAGGCTGCGAGATGTGTGGAGGGGAGCGACCACAGGGTTATCAGGTGCCCGATATCTACCAGCCGGACCCACAGGAGGTGCAAagactccagcaggaggagctggccatCCTACAATATGAACAG GCTCAGCAGGAAGAGCGGGAGAGGAACTACAGGGACTTGTTGGCCACAGATGACATGGACATCATAACTAACACTGAAGAAGCAGAGTGCcctgtttgtttccttccaCTGACGCCAGGAGAGGGCATCGTGCTCAGAGAGTGTCTGCACACCTTCTGCAG AGACTGCCTGATCGGCACAATAGTGAACAGTCAAGACGCTGAGGTGTCGTGTCCCGACACGTGTGACAGCAAGCTCCAGGACCGAGAAATCAAAGCG CTGCTCACCGAAGACGAGCTGCAGCGGTTTATGGAGTTGCGCCTGAGCATTGCGGAAAGCCGCTCGGAGCACAGCTTCCACTGTCAGACGCCCAACTGTCGAGGGTGGTGCATCTACGAGGACGAAGTCAATGAGTTTCACTGTGAAATCTGCGAAGAAACCAACTGCATCCTCTGCAGG GCCATCCACAATGACATGAACTGTAAGGATTACCAAGATGACCTGCGCATCCGAGCGGAAAACGACGAAGCAGCGCAGAAGACGAAGCAGATGTTAGAG AGCATGCTGCAGAACGGGGAGGCCATGAAATGCCCACGCTGCGATGTGATCGTCCAGAAAAAAGACGGCTGTGACTGGATCTGCTGTTTGATGTGCAAGACAGAGATCTGTTGGGTCACTAAACAAGCTCGATGGGGACcaaag ggtAACGGTGATATATCTGGTGGATGCAGATGTCGAGTCAATAACTTGCCTTGTCATCCCAACTGTCAGAACTGCCACTGA
- the tbc1d20 gene encoding TBC1 domain family member 20, protein MDTPTTAEEMKKPRSVGASSPVNGKQDWDSKKRRKIADITQALSVSPVDVAALRRMAISEGGLLTDEIRCQVWPKLLNVPQNVLDQDPEIVERENNKDYNQVLLDVQRSLRRFPPGMPDEQREGLQEELIDIILRVLVRNPQLHYYQGYHDIVVTFLLVLGERLATALVEKLSTHHLRDFMDPTMDNTKHILNYLMPIIEKVNPEVHDFMQQAEVGTVFALSWLITWFGHVLSDFRHVVRLYDFFLACHPLMPIYFAAVIVLYREEEVLECECDMAMVHHLLSQIPQDLPYEMLISRAGDLFVQFPPSELAREAASHESTAASTFKDFDLASTQQRPDSVLRRRRRQKQAAMESSAANSVVAVARPSAARRFVRLAVMGLTVALGAAALAVVNTALEWAPKLDLFP, encoded by the exons ATGGACACACCGACAACtgcagaggaaatgaagaaacCCAGGAGTGTTGGCGCTTCGTCGCCAGTCAATGGAAAGCAAG ACTGGGACAgcaagaaaaggaggaaaattgcAGACATCACACAGGCCCTCAGTGTGAGCCCGGTGGACGTAGCAGCTCTGAGAAGGATGGCTATCAGTGAGGGGGGGTTGCTGACTGATGAAATACGCTGTCAGGTTTGGCCCAAGCTCCTCAACGTCCCCCAGAATGTATTGGATCAAGATCCAG AAATAGTGGAGCGAGAAAATAACAAGGACTACAACCAGGTGTTACTGGATGTTCAGCGTTCATTGCGGCGGTTCCCACCTG GCATGCCAGACGAGCAGAGAGAGGGTCTTCAGGAAGAGCTGATTGACATTATCCTGAGAGTCCTGGTCCGTAACCCTCAGCTGCACTACTACCAAGGATACCATGACATAGTGGTCACCTTTTTATTAGTCCTGGGAGAGCGCCTTGCCACTGCTCTGGTGGAGAAACTCTCCACTCATCACCTCAG GGACTTCATGGATCCCACCAtggacaacacaaaacacattctTAACTATCTGATGCCCATCATTGAAAAGGTCAACCCCGAAGTGCACGACTTCATGCAGCA GGCTGAGGTGGGGACAGTCTTCGCTCTCAGCTGGCTCATCACCTGGTTCGGCCACGTCCTGTCAGACTTCCGTCACGTTGTGCGGTTGTATGACTTCTTCTTGGCGTGCCACCCACTGATGCCTATCTACTTTGCTGCTGTG ATTGTGCTgtacagagaggaggaggtgttggAGTGTGAATGCGACATGGCCATGGTTCACCACCTGCTGTCGCAGATTCCACAGGACCTGCCGTACGAGATGCTCATCAGCCGGGCGGGAGACCTCTTTGTCCAGTTCCCTCCCTCTGAACTGGCCAGAGAGGCCGCGTCTCACGAAAG CACGGCAGCCTCGACCTTTAAGGACTTCGACCTTGCATCGACTCAACAGCGACCGGACTCGGTTCTGCGCCGCAGACGCAGGCAGAAGCAGGCCGCCATGGAGAGCTCGGCAGCGAACTCGGTCGTCGCCGTGGCGCGGCCTTCAGCGGCACGGCGGTTCGTCCGCTTGGCGGTCATGGGTCTGACTGTGGCTTTGGGCGCGGCGGCGCTCGCGGTGGTCAACACCGCGCTGGAGTGGGCGCCCAAACTCGACCTCTTTCCATGA